The nucleotide window CGAGCCGCCGCGCTGCACGTTGCACAGCGCCGCAACCACGCCGAGCGCGAGCAGCATGCCGCCGCCGCCATAGTCGCCCACGAGATTCAGCGGCGGCACCGGCGCCTCGCCAGCGCGCCCGATGCCGGAAAGCACGCCCGAAAGCGCGATGTAGTTGAGGTCGTGCCCGGCGCGCTGCGCGAGCGGCCCGCTCTGCCCCCAGCCGGTCATGCGGCCGTAGACGAGTTTCGGGTTGCGCGCAAGCGCCGCTTCGGGGCCGAGGCCCAGCCGCTCCATCGTGCCGGGGCGAAAGCCCTCGATGAGGACATCGGCCTCGGCGATCAGGTCCAGTGCGACCTGTGCCGCTTCGGGTCGCTTGAGGTCGAGCGTGATCGAGCGCCGGCCGCGGCCCGTCACATCCACCTGCGCGCCCTCACGTTTTGGCCCGAGATCGTCGGGGGCGACGGGCCGGTTCACACGGATGATGTCCGCCCCCATGTCAGCCAGCAGCATCGTGCCGAAGGGAGCCGGACCGATTGCCTCGAACTCCAGTACGCGAAAACCGCTCAATACGCCCATTCCTTGTCTCCGTTGCGTTGTTGCCGTATCGATGAACATACGGCAAAACGTCGCGGTTGAACCCACCCGGTAGCGGTGGGTGCGGCCGGCGCAAGGGAATGGCTCGACAAGGGGCGCGAACGCGCCGCCCTGTGCTTACATATTCGGATAATTCGGTCCGCCGCCACCTTCGGGGGTGACCCACACGATGTTCTGCGTCGGGTCCTTGATGTCGCACGTCTTGCAGTGCACGCAGTTCTGCGCGTTGATCTGCAGGCGGTCTTCTTCCTGCTCGTCCTTCACGAACTCGTAGACGCCTGCGGGGCAAAAGCGCGCCTCGGGTCCTGCGTAAGTCGTGAGGTTGATACCAACGGGCACGCTCGCGTCCTTGAGCGTCAGATGCGCAGGCTGGTTCTCCTCGTGGTTGGTGTTCGAGATGAACACCGAGGAGAGCCGGTCGAACGTGAGCTTGCCGTCAGGTTTCGGATACTCGATCGGCTTGCACTGCGAGGCCGGTTTCAGCATCTCGTGGTCGCGATGCTGGTGATGCAGCGTCCACGGCACGTTGCCGCCCAGGAGCTTCTGCTCGATGCCGACCATCAGCGTGCCCAGGTACAGGCCCTTGCTCATCCACTGCTTGAAGTTGCGCGCCTTGTAGAGTTCCGTGTGGAGCCACGACTGCTTGAACGCTTCCGGATAGGCCGCGAGTTCGTCGCTCTGGCGGCCGGCCTGCACGGCTTCAAAGGCGGCATCGGCCGCGAGCATGCCGGTCTTGATCGCCGCGTGGCTGCCCTTGATGCGCGAGGCGTTCAAAAAGCCCGCGTCGTCGCCCACGAGCGCGCCGCCCGGGAACACGAGCTTGGGCAGCGACATCAGGCCGCCCGCGGTAATCGCGCGCGCGCCGTACGATACGCGCTTGCCGCCTTCGAGGTACTTGCGGATTTCCGGGTGCGTCTTGTAGCGCTGGAATTCCTCGAACGGCGAGAGATACGGGTTCTGGTACGCCAGACCGACGACAAAACCCACCATCACCTGGTTGTTGTCGATGTGGTACAGGAACGAGCCGCCGTAGGTGTCCGATTCGAGCGGCCAGCCGGCGGTGTGAATCACGAGACCCGGCTGGTGCTTCGCCGGATCGATCTCCCAGAGTTCCTTGATACCGATGCCGTAGACCTGCGGGTCCGAATCCTTGCCCAGCTTGAACTTCTCGTTCAGCTGCCGGCCCAGGTGACCGCGGCAGCCTTCGCAGAACAGCGTGTATTTGGCGTGCAGCTCCATGCCGAGCTGGAAGTTCTCGGTGGGCTCGCCGTCCTTGCCCACACCCATGTTGCCGGTAGCGACGCCCTTGACCGAGCCGTCGTCGTTGTAGAGCACCTCGGCAGCCGGGAAGCCCGGGAAGATCTCCACGCCCAGCGCCTCGGCCTGCTGGCCCAGCCAGCGCGTTACATTGGCAAGGCTGATGACGTAGTTGCCGTGGTTCTTGAAGTTGTCGGGCAGCGCCCAGTTCGGCACCGATTTAGCCCCCGTTTCGGAAAGAAAAAGGAACTTGTCCTCGGTCACAGGCACGTTCAGCGGTGCGCCTTGCTCTTTCCAGTCCGGAATCAGCTCGTTCAGGGCACGCGGATCCATGACCGCGCCCGAGAGGATATGCGCCCCGATTTCCGAGCCCTTTTCCAGCACGCACACGCCGATTTCAGCGCCTTTCTCCGCGGCCAGCTGCTTCAGGTGGATCGCGGCGGACAGGCCGGCCGGGCCACCGCCGACGATCACCACGTCGTATTCCATCGACTCGCGTGGGCCGTATTGCGCAATCAGATCACTCGACGACATATCCTCTTCCTTGCTTGCTTGCTAACTGAGCTCGCTTACTGAGCGCCCTAAGCGCCCGATCAAAACTGCACTTCGCTCAGCGAGAGCACGCCAGCGTCGCCCTTTGCGGCCAGGATCGACGTCTCGAGGCCGCCTGCCTGCGGGAGAATGTGTTCGGCGTAGAACTGCGCAATCGCGATCTTCGCGCCGTGGAACTCGGCGTCGTTCGCGAGTTCGCGTTGCGAGACGAGCAGCGCGCGCGCCATTTGCCAGCCGCACAGCACGACGCCCGCGAGCTTGAGATACGGCACGCTGCCCGCAAACACTGCGTTCGGGTCGCTCTTGACGTTCGCAATCACGTAGTCGATGACATTCGCCAGTGCGCGCGCGCCCTTCTCCAGTTGCTCGCGCATCGATGCCGCCGCCGCGCCGCCGGCCTGCCCGAGTTCTTCAGCAGTCCGGGCGATCTCGCCAAGCAGCGCCTTCGCAACCGCGCCGCCGTCGCGCACCGTCTTGCGGCCGACCAGGTCGTTCGCCTGGATCGCCGTCGTGCCTTCGTAGATCGCGAGAATGCGCGCGTCACGGTAATACTGCGCTGCGCCCGTTTCCTCGATGAAGCCCATGCCGCCATGCACCTGGACGCCGAGGCTCGTCACCTCATTGACCATTTCCGTGCTCCAGCCCTTCACGACCGGCACGAGGTATTCGTAGATCGCGAGATTGCGTGCGCGCACTTCTGCGTCAGGATGATAGTGAGCATTGTCGCTATAGGCGGCTGCGACATAAGCGAGCGCACGGGCGCCTTCGGTCATGGCGCGCATCGAGCCGAGCATGCGTCGCACGTCCGGGTGATGGATGATGGTGGCCGACTGCTTGAGCGAGCCATCCACGGGGCGGCTCTGCACACGCTCCTTCGCGTACGCCACGGCCTTCTGGTACGCGCTTTCAGCCACGCCCACGCCCTGCATGCCGACGCCAAAGCGCGCCGCATTCATCATGATGAACATGTATTCGAGGCCGCGATTCTCCTCGCCCACGAGATAGCCAATCGCGCCGCCATGGTCACCGTATTGCAGCACGGCCGTCGGGCTCGCCTTGATGCCGAGCTTGTGTTCGATCGACACGCAATGCACGTCGTTGCGCGCGCCGAGCGAGCCATCGTCGTTCACGAGGAACTTCGGCACGACAAAGAGCGAAATGCCCTTCACGCCTTCGGGCGCGTTGGGGGTGCGCGCCAGCACGAGGTGAACGATGTTCTCCGCCATGTCGTGCTCGCCCCACGTGATGAAGATCTTCGTGCCGAAGACCTTGTACGTGCCGTCACCCTGCGGTTCGGCGCGCGTGCGCACAAGTGCGAGGTCGGAGCCGGCCTGCGGCTCGGTGAGGTTCATCGTGCCGGTCCAGTCGCCGGAGATCAGCTTCGGCACGTAGCGCGTCTTCAACTCGTCGCTGCCCGCGGTGAGCAGCGCCTCGATGGCGCCGTCGGTCAAGAGCGGGCACAGCGCGAACGAGAGGTTCGCCGCGTTGAGCATTTCGATGCAGGGCGTGGCGATCAGCTTGGGCAGCGCCTGGCCGCCGAACTCGGACGGATGTTGCAGACCTTGCCAGCCGCCTTCGACATACTGGCGGAACGCCCCCGCGAAGCCCGGCGTGGCCGTGACCTCGCCGTCGCGCCAGCTGCTGGGCGCGCGGTCGCCTTCTACGTTCAGCGGCGCGATGACTTCGCTGGAGAGCTTCGCGCACTCGTCGAGCACGGCTTGCGCAGTGTCGAAACCAGCGTCTTCGAAACCCGGCAGGGTTGCGACGGCGTCGATGCCGGCCAGCTCTTTCAGCACGAACAGCATGTCCTTGACGGGGGCGTTGTAGCTCATGATCGGTCCTTCCAGTCACTCAGGGGTCAAATTGGATGCGCCGCCGGGCCAGGGATGTGGCCACCTTGCGGCAGTACAGGACGAATCGTAGCGGCAATCGGTCGCCAAACCACTGTCCAAACCGGACCACATGGTGACAATTCTGGCCACGCTATCGGCTGCTGTGCCCACCCGTCATGGGTGGGCGCCCCCGCTTTGTGTCGCGCGACCTTCGGCCGCCCGGCCGCTCAGCCGCGACGGCGGTAGGTGCCGGGCGTGCTGCCCGTCCAGTGGCGAAAGGCGCGATGAAAGGCGCTGGGATCGTCGAAACCCAGATCGCCGCCAATGGCCGCGATCGTGTCCTGGGTGTCGGTGAGGCGCTGGATCGCCACGTCGCGGCGCAGTTCGTCCTTGAGCGCCTGGAAGGTCGTCTCCTCCGCCGCGAGGCGCCGGCAGAGCGTCCGCACCGAGCAGTGCAGGCTATCGGCCGCCGCTTCGATGGTCGGCAGATCGGGCAGTTGCGCGGCGAGATACTGACGCACGTTGTGGCTCACGAGCTGCTCGCTGAAGGTCTCGAAGATCCAGTCGCCGGGCGAGCGCGCGAGAAACGCGCGCAGGTTGCGCTTGCTCTGCCGGATCGGCATGTCGAGATAGGCCGCGCTGAAGCGCATCAGCGTGGCTTCCTTGCCAAAGCGCACGGGCCCATGGAAAAAGTAGCGGTGATCGAGCGCATGTGGCGGCTGCGCGCAGGCGAAATCGACTTGCAGAAGCGGAATACGCTGGCCGATCAGCCAGGAGCACACGCCGTGCGCGAGCTTGAGCGTCAGTTCCTGCCCGAGCGGCCCGATCGCGGCATACGTCGGATTGGCGCGTAATGCCACCTGGGCCACGAGCCCCTGGCGGCGCGATTCGAGCCGGAAATCGTCGAGCACGATGTGAAAGAACTGGTCGAAGCGATGCAACGCCGTTTCGAGGTTGCGCGCATCGAGCAGGCTCAGGCAGAGGAACTTGAGCGTGCCGCTGCGCAGCGGCCGGCTGAAGATGCCGGGCATCTCGTCGTCGAGTTCGATGGCGAGCGTCTGGTAGAGCGTGGAGAACTGCTCTTCCGTCACACGGCCGCCCGGCTTGGCAAGCAGTTCCAGCGCGATGCCCGCCTCGTTGAGATAGCGGCGGATCACGGCGGGCTCGGCACCGGCACCGGCGAGAAAGCCGTTGACGAGCGAGATGGGAACGGTAGCGCTGAGCGATGGCATGCGTTGACGATGGGAGTCCGCGGAAACGGACAGACAGAGGGGTCAGCCCGCGCGCGCCATTCTAAATCGGCGCGGCCAAATCGGCGCGGGCGCGCCCCGAAGTCTCGTGCTGCCGCGAGCCGCTTACTGCGCTGCGTCCCTCGCCCGCGCGAAAGACGCAAACCACGCGAGACTTTCCGGGTTGGCCATGGTGTCCGGATTGGCCACCTTCTCGAGCGGCTGCCCGAGCAGAAGCCGCTTGATCGGCACCTCCA belongs to Paraburkholderia flagellata and includes:
- a CDS encoding AraC family transcriptional regulator, which gives rise to MPSLSATVPISLVNGFLAGAGAEPAVIRRYLNEAGIALELLAKPGGRVTEEQFSTLYQTLAIELDDEMPGIFSRPLRSGTLKFLCLSLLDARNLETALHRFDQFFHIVLDDFRLESRRQGLVAQVALRANPTYAAIGPLGQELTLKLAHGVCSWLIGQRIPLLQVDFACAQPPHALDHRYFFHGPVRFGKEATLMRFSAAYLDMPIRQSKRNLRAFLARSPGDWIFETFSEQLVSHNVRQYLAAQLPDLPTIEAAADSLHCSVRTLCRRLAAEETTFQALKDELRRDVAIQRLTDTQDTIAAIGGDLGFDDPSAFHRAFRHWTGSTPGTYRRRG
- a CDS encoding acyl-CoA dehydrogenase, with the translated sequence MSYNAPVKDMLFVLKELAGIDAVATLPGFEDAGFDTAQAVLDECAKLSSEVIAPLNVEGDRAPSSWRDGEVTATPGFAGAFRQYVEGGWQGLQHPSEFGGQALPKLIATPCIEMLNAANLSFALCPLLTDGAIEALLTAGSDELKTRYVPKLISGDWTGTMNLTEPQAGSDLALVRTRAEPQGDGTYKVFGTKIFITWGEHDMAENIVHLVLARTPNAPEGVKGISLFVVPKFLVNDDGSLGARNDVHCVSIEHKLGIKASPTAVLQYGDHGGAIGYLVGEENRGLEYMFIMMNAARFGVGMQGVGVAESAYQKAVAYAKERVQSRPVDGSLKQSATIIHHPDVRRMLGSMRAMTEGARALAYVAAAYSDNAHYHPDAEVRARNLAIYEYLVPVVKGWSTEMVNEVTSLGVQVHGGMGFIEETGAAQYYRDARILAIYEGTTAIQANDLVGRKTVRDGGAVAKALLGEIARTAEELGQAGGAAAASMREQLEKGARALANVIDYVIANVKSDPNAVFAGSVPYLKLAGVVLCGWQMARALLVSQRELANDAEFHGAKIAIAQFYAEHILPQAGGLETSILAAKGDAGVLSLSEVQF
- a CDS encoding electron transfer flavoprotein-ubiquinone oxidoreductase, yielding MSSSDLIAQYGPRESMEYDVVIVGGGPAGLSAAIHLKQLAAEKGAEIGVCVLEKGSEIGAHILSGAVMDPRALNELIPDWKEQGAPLNVPVTEDKFLFLSETGAKSVPNWALPDNFKNHGNYVISLANVTRWLGQQAEALGVEIFPGFPAAEVLYNDDGSVKGVATGNMGVGKDGEPTENFQLGMELHAKYTLFCEGCRGHLGRQLNEKFKLGKDSDPQVYGIGIKELWEIDPAKHQPGLVIHTAGWPLESDTYGGSFLYHIDNNQVMVGFVVGLAYQNPYLSPFEEFQRYKTHPEIRKYLEGGKRVSYGARAITAGGLMSLPKLVFPGGALVGDDAGFLNASRIKGSHAAIKTGMLAADAAFEAVQAGRQSDELAAYPEAFKQSWLHTELYKARNFKQWMSKGLYLGTLMVGIEQKLLGGNVPWTLHHQHRDHEMLKPASQCKPIEYPKPDGKLTFDRLSSVFISNTNHEENQPAHLTLKDASVPVGINLTTYAGPEARFCPAGVYEFVKDEQEEDRLQINAQNCVHCKTCDIKDPTQNIVWVTPEGGGGPNYPNM